A section of the Dermacoccus nishinomiyaensis genome encodes:
- a CDS encoding alpha-ketoacid dehydrogenase subunit beta, with amino-acid sequence MSGATTSTAPGAEKAAKPKKAPKLSLAKALNAAMHDAMAADDKVVVIGEDVGELGGVFRLTDGLKKEFGERVIDPPLAESGIVGSAVGLAMRGYRPIVEIQFDGFVYPAFDQIVSQVSKVHNRTEGAVKLPMVIRIPFGGGIGAVEHHSESNEAYFAHTAGLRVVVCSRPVDAYWMMRQAIDCDDPVIFFEPKRRYHEPSPDQLDLAAGPARGLFEAEVLREGADLTLLAYGPMVRTCLDVAAAAEADGRSLEVIDLRTLSPIDEETICESVRKTGRAVIVHEAARSYGVGAELAALLQERCFYSLEAPVQRVTGYDIPYPPSRHEREYLPGLDRILDAVDASFSF; translated from the coding sequence ATGAGCGGCGCTACCACGAGCACGGCCCCCGGCGCCGAGAAGGCCGCGAAACCCAAGAAGGCCCCGAAGCTCTCCCTTGCCAAGGCGCTCAACGCGGCGATGCACGACGCGATGGCGGCCGACGACAAGGTCGTCGTCATCGGTGAGGACGTCGGCGAGCTCGGCGGCGTCTTCCGCCTGACCGACGGGTTGAAGAAGGAGTTCGGCGAGCGCGTCATCGACCCGCCGCTGGCCGAATCCGGCATCGTCGGTTCGGCCGTCGGCCTCGCGATGCGCGGGTACCGCCCGATCGTCGAGATCCAGTTCGACGGGTTCGTGTACCCGGCGTTCGACCAGATCGTCAGCCAGGTCTCCAAGGTGCACAACCGCACCGAGGGCGCCGTCAAGCTGCCCATGGTCATCCGCATCCCGTTCGGCGGCGGCATCGGCGCCGTCGAGCACCACAGCGAGTCGAACGAGGCGTACTTCGCGCACACCGCCGGCCTGCGCGTCGTGGTCTGCTCGCGCCCCGTCGACGCGTACTGGATGATGCGTCAGGCGATCGACTGCGACGACCCGGTCATCTTCTTCGAGCCCAAGCGCCGCTACCACGAGCCCAGCCCCGACCAGCTCGACCTCGCCGCTGGCCCCGCTCGCGGCCTCTTCGAGGCCGAGGTGCTGCGCGAGGGCGCCGACCTGACGCTGCTCGCGTACGGCCCGATGGTGCGCACGTGTCTCGACGTCGCCGCGGCCGCCGAGGCGGATGGTCGCTCGCTCGAGGTCATCGACCTGCGCACGCTGTCGCCGATCGACGAGGAGACGATCTGCGAGTCCGTGCGCAAGACGGGCCGCGCCGTCATCGTGCACGAGGCCGCACGCTCGTACGGCGTGGGCGCCGAGCTGGCAGCGCTCCTGCAGGAGCGCTGCTTCTATTCGCTCGAAGCGCCCGTGCAACGCGTCACCGGCTATGACATCCCCTACCCGCCGAGCCGCCACGAGCGCGAATACCTGCCCGGGCTCGACCGCATCCTCGACGCCGTCGACGCGTCCTTCAGCTTCTAG
- a CDS encoding dihydrolipoamide acetyltransferase family protein → MAIQEFTLPDPGEGLVEAEIVTWHVAAGDTVDVNQVVLEIETAKSLVELPIPWAGRVASILVPEGETVEVGTPIVTIDVGGDTAPADGGAAGAANDVSGAADGGEVAAEMQTAADVAPAETGESDDEPQQKTLVGYGPTPSSSTRRARRGRGAGGGASGGGTLAAPATRGFAKQQGVDIDTVEPSREDGVVTRDDVKKAGGSNAPAAMSTPTVASSAPPAPSADTVAKAAASAPSVRPDKPTAAAPAPAGLSDERIPIKGVRKVTAQAMVSSAFTAPHVTEFLTVDMTRTMEFVRELQGMRELKDIKVTPLLVVAKACLIAMQREPMMNALWDDANGEIVMRSEVNLGIAAATDRGLLVPNVKDAGRFGLGDLGREIAKLVEIARHGKPSPAILNGGTFTISNIGVFGVDSGTPIIKPGESGILAIGTVRPMPWVVGNERGEQEMVIRQIAQLSLSFDHRIIDGDVGSRYLSTVGQILENPAKAMLWG, encoded by the coding sequence ATGGCCATTCAAGAGTTCACCCTGCCCGACCCCGGTGAAGGGCTCGTCGAGGCCGAGATCGTGACGTGGCACGTCGCCGCAGGCGACACCGTCGACGTCAACCAGGTCGTCCTCGAGATCGAGACGGCGAAGTCGCTCGTCGAACTGCCCATCCCGTGGGCCGGGAGGGTCGCATCGATCCTCGTACCCGAGGGCGAGACGGTCGAGGTCGGCACGCCGATCGTCACGATCGACGTCGGCGGCGATACAGCACCTGCGGACGGTGGCGCTGCCGGTGCCGCCAATGACGTTTCCGGAGCTGCTGACGGTGGCGAGGTCGCGGCCGAGATGCAGACGGCGGCCGACGTCGCGCCCGCCGAGACCGGCGAGTCGGATGACGAGCCGCAGCAGAAGACGCTCGTCGGCTACGGCCCGACGCCGTCGAGCTCGACGCGCCGCGCTCGTCGCGGCCGTGGAGCCGGTGGCGGCGCGTCGGGTGGCGGCACGCTCGCCGCCCCCGCGACGCGCGGGTTCGCGAAGCAGCAGGGCGTCGACATCGATACTGTCGAACCCTCGCGAGAGGACGGCGTCGTCACTCGGGACGACGTGAAGAAGGCCGGGGGTTCAAACGCGCCCGCGGCGATGTCGACGCCGACCGTCGCGTCGAGCGCCCCACCAGCGCCGAGTGCGGACACCGTCGCGAAGGCTGCGGCCAGTGCCCCGTCGGTGCGCCCCGACAAGCCGACGGCTGCCGCTCCGGCCCCGGCCGGTCTGAGCGACGAGCGCATCCCGATCAAGGGCGTGCGCAAGGTGACGGCGCAGGCCATGGTGAGCAGCGCGTTCACGGCGCCGCACGTCACGGAGTTCCTCACCGTCGACATGACGCGCACGATGGAGTTCGTCCGCGAACTGCAGGGCATGCGCGAGCTCAAGGACATCAAGGTGACGCCGCTGCTCGTCGTCGCGAAGGCGTGCCTCATCGCGATGCAGCGTGAGCCGATGATGAACGCACTGTGGGACGACGCGAACGGCGAGATCGTCATGCGTTCCGAGGTGAACCTCGGCATCGCCGCGGCCACCGACCGTGGGCTGCTCGTGCCGAACGTCAAGGACGCCGGCCGCTTCGGCCTCGGCGACCTGGGGCGTGAGATCGCGAAGCTCGTCGAGATCGCACGCCACGGCAAGCCGAGCCCGGCCATCCTCAACGGCGGCACGTTCACGATCTCGAACATCGGTGTCTTCGGCGTCGATTCGGGCACGCCGATCATCAAGCCCGGTGAGAGCGGCATCCTCGCCATCGGCACGGTGCGTCCGATGCCGTGGGTCGTCGGGAACGAGCGCGGCGAGCAGGAGATGGTGATCCGCCAGATCGCCCAGCTGTCCTTGAGCTTCGACCACCGCATCATCGACGGCGACGTCGGTTCGCGGTATCTGTCGACCGTCGGCCAGATCCTCGAGAACCCCGCGAAGGCGATGCTCTGGGGCTGA
- a CDS encoding alpha/beta hydrolase, with translation MSITSPTLLTLVVIGAVIVPLALVLVRQRTKATWQRAVGSWVAVVVAQVLAVASLGLYVNRQYGFYSSWDDALGKTDNGAAAIAAGGVDASSAGSGSFESFPITTPGGGTAQSVAWLPPGYHDKANANKRYPVLVVLPGYANTVGSTVENLNFGQTASALVEKGTTAPFVAVFAPYQTVQGRDTECTNITHGPQELTFLTRTVPNAIRSHLRVAKESKQWSALGWSTGGYCAAKALYTRSGSPWGSAVSMGGYFESMTDGTTGDLYRSKSERDLNSPSHLYRLYQMPTTRMLVVASREDKATWTTSKRMADLAKADPHVSAMWIAHGGHNYNTYVPHLGEMIQWAFTQPQT, from the coding sequence TTGTCCATCACCAGCCCGACGCTGCTCACCCTCGTGGTGATCGGTGCCGTCATCGTGCCACTGGCGCTCGTCCTGGTGCGCCAGCGCACGAAGGCGACGTGGCAGCGCGCCGTCGGCAGTTGGGTGGCGGTCGTCGTCGCCCAGGTGCTCGCCGTCGCCTCCCTCGGGCTGTACGTCAACCGTCAGTACGGTTTCTACTCGAGCTGGGACGACGCGCTCGGCAAGACGGACAACGGCGCGGCCGCCATCGCCGCCGGTGGTGTCGACGCCAGCTCCGCCGGCAGCGGCAGCTTCGAGTCGTTCCCCATCACCACGCCGGGCGGTGGCACCGCGCAGAGCGTCGCGTGGTTGCCGCCGGGCTACCACGACAAGGCGAACGCCAACAAGCGTTACCCCGTCCTCGTCGTGCTGCCTGGCTACGCCAACACGGTCGGCTCCACCGTCGAGAACCTCAACTTCGGTCAGACGGCGAGCGCTCTGGTCGAGAAGGGGACGACCGCCCCGTTCGTCGCCGTGTTCGCGCCCTACCAGACGGTGCAGGGACGCGACACCGAGTGCACCAACATCACGCACGGCCCCCAGGAACTGACGTTCCTGACGCGGACGGTGCCCAACGCCATCCGTTCGCACCTGCGAGTCGCCAAGGAGTCGAAGCAGTGGTCGGCGCTGGGCTGGAGCACCGGCGGGTACTGCGCGGCAAAGGCGCTCTACACCCGTTCCGGTTCACCATGGGGCTCGGCAGTCTCGATGGGTGGGTACTTCGAATCGATGACGGACGGAACGACGGGCGACCTCTACCGCTCGAAGAGTGAGCGCGACCTCAACTCCCCGTCCCACCTCTACCGCCTCTACCAGATGCCCACGACGCGCATGCTCGTCGTCGCGAGCCGTGAGGACAAGGCGACCTGGACCACCTCGAAGCGCATGGCCGACCTGGCCAAGGCCGATCCGCACGTGTCGGCGATGTGGATCGCGCACGGCGGGCACAACTACAACACGTACGTCCCCCACCTGGGCGAGATGATCCAGTGGGCGTTCACCCAACCGCAGACCTGA
- a CDS encoding MDR family MFS transporter — protein MSAQTAAPPAQQSSSAELSHGQIMTILAGLMMGMFLAALDQTIVSTAIRTIGDDLHGLSAQAWVTTAYLITSTIATPLYGKLSDIFGRRGFYLFAIVIFVIGSLACSFANSMYMLAAFRAIQGIGAGGLMSLALAIIGDILPPRERAKYQGYFLAVFATSSVLGPVIGGFFAEQDHILGLTGWRWVFLINVPIGIVAFLVVARTLHLEHTRQDHRIDYWGAVALTVGLVPLLTVAEQGRTWGWGSGKSIACFAIGILGLIAFVLAEAKMKDEALIPLRIFRHRAVTVTVVASVIIGMAMFGAMMMLPLYMQIVHNASPMKSGLMMLPLVAGMMTASITAGQLTARTGRVREFPIIGTAIVTVGMFLLHTISADTPLWQVMVFMAIVGIGLGNCMQALTLIVQNAVSPREIGMATSSATFFRQIGGTVGVAIFLSMLFSTVGGNIKTNLTDEAKTPAFQQALKSGLADKELMKDEHAYGILQSLANPKSGGGALNNVSEDSSVIARLPKAVAHPFEAGFAQSMDHVFLLASGIALLGFITLLFLPKIELRKQSAMAAAAAQDKSNAELAADGGAARRADTVADGGVDAGSTPADETHDDVSDAVAAAIARVEARKHGEQVDHSVARHASHDE, from the coding sequence TTGTCTGCACAGACCGCTGCGCCACCCGCGCAGCAATCGAGCTCGGCAGAGCTCTCGCACGGCCAGATCATGACGATCCTCGCGGGTCTCATGATGGGCATGTTCCTGGCCGCACTCGACCAGACGATCGTCTCCACCGCCATCCGCACCATCGGTGACGACCTGCACGGCCTCTCCGCGCAGGCCTGGGTGACGACGGCCTACCTCATCACCTCGACCATCGCGACCCCACTGTACGGCAAGCTCTCCGACATCTTCGGCCGCCGCGGGTTCTACCTGTTCGCGATCGTCATCTTCGTCATCGGCTCGCTCGCATGCTCATTCGCGAACAGCATGTACATGCTTGCCGCGTTCCGCGCCATCCAGGGCATCGGCGCCGGTGGCCTCATGTCGCTGGCCCTCGCGATCATCGGTGACATCCTGCCGCCGCGCGAACGCGCCAAGTACCAGGGTTACTTCCTCGCCGTCTTCGCGACGAGCTCCGTCCTCGGCCCCGTCATCGGTGGCTTCTTCGCCGAGCAGGACCACATCCTCGGTCTCACCGGCTGGCGCTGGGTCTTCCTCATCAACGTGCCGATCGGCATCGTCGCCTTCCTCGTCGTCGCCCGCACCCTGCACCTCGAGCACACGCGTCAGGACCACCGCATCGACTACTGGGGCGCCGTCGCGCTCACGGTCGGCCTCGTGCCGCTGCTGACCGTCGCCGAGCAGGGACGCACGTGGGGCTGGGGTTCGGGCAAGTCGATCGCCTGCTTCGCCATCGGCATCCTCGGCCTCATCGCTTTCGTCCTCGCCGAGGCGAAGATGAAGGACGAGGCCCTCATCCCGCTGCGCATCTTCCGCCACCGTGCCGTGACGGTCACCGTCGTCGCCTCCGTCATCATCGGCATGGCGATGTTCGGCGCCATGATGATGCTGCCGCTCTACATGCAGATCGTGCACAACGCCTCCCCGATGAAGTCGGGCCTCATGATGCTGCCGCTCGTCGCCGGCATGATGACGGCCTCCATCACAGCCGGCCAGTTGACGGCTCGTACGGGTCGCGTGCGCGAGTTCCCGATCATCGGCACCGCCATCGTCACCGTCGGCATGTTCCTGCTGCACACGATCAGCGCCGACACGCCGCTGTGGCAGGTCATGGTGTTCATGGCCATCGTCGGCATCGGCCTCGGCAACTGCATGCAGGCGCTGACGCTCATCGTGCAGAACGCCGTCAGCCCCCGCGAGATCGGCATGGCCACCTCGTCCGCCACGTTCTTCCGTCAGATCGGTGGAACCGTCGGCGTCGCCATCTTCTTGTCGATGCTGTTCTCGACGGTCGGCGGCAACATCAAGACGAACCTCACCGACGAGGCGAAGACGCCCGCGTTCCAGCAGGCCCTCAAGAGCGGTCTCGCCGACAAGGAGCTCATGAAGGACGAGCACGCCTACGGCATCCTGCAGAGCCTGGCGAACCCGAAGTCCGGCGGCGGCGCCCTGAACAACGTGAGCGAGGACTCCTCCGTCATCGCTCGCCTGCCGAAGGCTGTTGCTCACCCGTTCGAGGCAGGCTTCGCGCAGTCGATGGACCACGTGTTCCTGCTCGCCTCAGGCATCGCACTGCTCGGTTTCATCACCCTGCTGTTCCTGCCGAAGATCGAGTTGCGCAAGCAATCGGCGATGGCCGCGGCCGCGGCGCAGGACAAGTCGAACGCCGAGCTCGCCGCTGACGGTGGCGCGGCACGTCGCGCCGACACCGTAGCCGACGGTGGCGTGGACGCAGGTTCGACGCCCGCCGACGAGACGCACGATGACGTGAGCGACGCCGTCGCCGCTGCCATCGCGCGCGTCGAGGCGCGCAAGCATGGCGAGCAGGTCGATCACTCGGTCGCTCGTCACGCCTCCCACGACGAGTGA
- a CDS encoding MarR family winged helix-turn-helix transcriptional regulator, producing MTVDLPVARDIATSFVGAAKAMSAHKRKLPRPHPHADHGALPLLYALEAEPLRVSALADIVHSDVSTVSRQVSALTDGGLVTKICDPQDGRAQLVTLTPDARELVSTLREDRAAWMQNLLTDWSTAEAREFQHLLLKFTASLDAYQGGCMPRAGQPTPLRPPA from the coding sequence GTGACCGTCGACCTCCCCGTCGCACGCGACATCGCGACATCCTTCGTCGGGGCCGCGAAGGCGATGAGCGCGCACAAGCGCAAGTTGCCACGACCCCACCCGCACGCCGACCACGGCGCACTGCCCCTGCTCTACGCCCTCGAGGCGGAGCCGCTGCGCGTCTCGGCCCTCGCCGACATCGTCCACTCCGACGTCTCGACGGTCAGTCGCCAGGTGAGCGCACTCACCGACGGCGGCCTCGTCACCAAGATCTGTGATCCGCAGGACGGTCGCGCGCAACTCGTCACCCTGACGCCCGACGCGCGCGAACTCGTCAGCACACTGCGCGAGGATCGCGCCGCGTGGATGCAGAACCTGCTCACCGACTGGAGCACCGCGGAAGCCCGCGAGTTCCAGCACCTGCTGCTCAAGTTCACCGCATCGCTCGATGCCTACCAGGGCGGCTGCATGCCCCGCGCCGGGCAACCCACTCCCCTCCGTCCCCCAGCCTGA
- a CDS encoding thiamine pyrophosphate-dependent dehydrogenase E1 component subunit alpha — MTIPDASRTNHAAHLDGVTHVAGHALDGKPDITDGGPDMVQLIAPNGTRSPMTSVNEPYMEALKAITAEEVRAMYRDMVLVRRFDIEGYSLQRQGELGLWPQLLGQEAAQVAAGHALREQDYGFPGYREHGVAFCRGIQPSQVFALYRGVTHGGHDPRKHNFNTSTIVIGNQMLNAVGYAMGLRLDGVVGTGDVNVDAAVMAFTGDGGTSQGDFNEAMVYAAVNHSPMVFFIQNNGWAISEPNTRQFIIPPYKRADGFGFPGVRTDGNDVLATYAVTRRSLDNARSGLGPTLVEAFTYRMGAHTTSDDPSRYRDSAHVEAWKAKDPIARLRSLLELENHADAAFFDDVDAEAKELAAEWRRSCLEMPDPEMTAMFDHAYTVMDDQLTAQRDEFAAYLASFEDDAA, encoded by the coding sequence ATGACGATTCCCGACGCTTCGCGCACCAATCACGCAGCGCACCTCGATGGGGTGACGCACGTGGCCGGTCATGCCCTCGACGGCAAGCCGGACATCACCGACGGCGGCCCCGACATGGTGCAGCTCATCGCACCCAACGGCACCCGCTCGCCGATGACGAGCGTCAATGAGCCCTACATGGAAGCGCTCAAGGCCATCACGGCCGAAGAGGTGCGCGCGATGTACCGCGACATGGTGCTGGTGCGCCGATTCGACATCGAGGGCTACAGCCTGCAGCGCCAGGGCGAGCTCGGCCTGTGGCCGCAGCTGCTCGGCCAGGAGGCCGCCCAGGTCGCCGCCGGCCACGCGCTGCGCGAGCAGGACTACGGCTTCCCCGGCTACCGCGAGCACGGCGTCGCGTTCTGCCGCGGCATCCAGCCGAGCCAGGTCTTCGCGCTCTACCGCGGCGTCACGCACGGCGGCCACGACCCGCGCAAGCACAACTTCAACACCTCGACGATCGTCATCGGCAACCAGATGCTCAACGCCGTCGGCTATGCCATGGGCCTGCGCCTCGACGGTGTCGTCGGCACGGGGGACGTGAACGTCGACGCGGCCGTCATGGCATTCACCGGCGACGGCGGCACGAGCCAGGGCGACTTCAACGAGGCGATGGTCTACGCGGCCGTCAACCACTCGCCGATGGTCTTCTTCATCCAGAACAACGGCTGGGCGATCAGCGAGCCGAACACGCGTCAGTTCATCATCCCGCCCTACAAGCGCGCTGACGGCTTCGGCTTCCCCGGCGTGCGCACCGACGGCAACGACGTCCTCGCGACGTACGCCGTCACCCGTCGCAGCCTCGACAACGCGCGCAGCGGGCTCGGCCCGACGCTCGTCGAGGCGTTCACCTACCGCATGGGCGCGCACACGACGTCCGACGACCCGTCGCGCTACCGCGACTCGGCGCACGTCGAGGCGTGGAAGGCAAAGGATCCGATCGCGCGCCTGCGTTCGCTGCTCGAGCTCGAGAACCACGCCGACGCGGCGTTCTTCGACGACGTCGACGCCGAGGCGAAGGAGCTCGCCGCCGAGTGGCGCCGCTCGTGCCTCGAGATGCCCGACCCGGAGATGACGGCGATGTTCGACCACGCCTACACGGTCATGGACGACCAGCTCACCGCTCAGCGCGACGAGTTCGCGGCCTACCTCGCCTCCTTCGAGGACGATGCAGCATGA
- a CDS encoding cytochrome c oxidase assembly protein, with protein MSSSATKPTPSAPTGPLGGGRLLAAAMALAVAVAAGAVVFTGASKPQQLLDAGAIVRWGIALFKPAADVAMAATIGFTGLGAFLVAEGHKTMRVARIGRWASISAALWFGATLVVSYLSYGDLAGIPVGSRGYTGQWWSNTWQLEILRNPMLTATAALVIAVVCWWHSSRTSLAWMTALGLLALWPIALSGHAAGSSDHETAVDSLIMHLVPVTLWVGGIIALGVMWGRLGKAAAASVRRYSSVATWCVGFVAFSGVLASTLRVPDLSQYVTTRYGLVIVAKALCLVVLGALGLMQRRRVVAVLERDASDRPSKALFARLALVEALVMGATMGLAAALARSAPPSGQVVESADPVVALTGYPAPPALTPANFFSQWRIEWLMTTFAVIAIVQYVRWAVRLHRRGDHWPIHRTILWVLAWLVFIVTIDSGAGVYGRVMMSVHMAGHMAISMTVPILLVMAAPVTLMLRAWPKRSDGTRGPREVLLSVVHSRYLNVVANPAVSSALFFVSLIVFYYTPFFELALRTHTGHILMNIHFLVSGYLFAWALIGIDPGPKKWPAPLRLLVLLITITFHAFFGVAMMTGSTLLAPSFFTALHYVSDPLRDQQAAGTITWGSGEGPTFLLAMVVAAQWYRSDRIEGQRAERRAERDGDAELKAYNAYLASRGGQGGQAASPGQAEGEEPARQMSSSTTEASSSTTVEGEHDERPEQPSGRAESGRVTVGGIDKE; from the coding sequence ATGAGTTCGAGCGCCACGAAACCCACCCCGTCTGCCCCCACAGGGCCGCTCGGTGGCGGGCGTCTGCTCGCGGCTGCGATGGCGCTCGCGGTCGCGGTCGCAGCCGGCGCCGTCGTGTTCACCGGAGCGAGCAAGCCGCAGCAGCTGCTCGACGCCGGCGCGATCGTGCGCTGGGGCATTGCTCTGTTCAAGCCCGCGGCGGACGTCGCGATGGCGGCGACCATCGGTTTCACCGGGCTCGGTGCGTTTCTCGTCGCCGAGGGCCACAAGACGATGCGGGTCGCGCGCATCGGGCGCTGGGCCTCGATCAGCGCAGCCCTGTGGTTCGGCGCGACCCTCGTCGTCAGCTACCTCAGCTACGGCGACCTGGCCGGCATCCCCGTCGGTTCGCGCGGGTACACGGGTCAGTGGTGGAGCAACACGTGGCAGCTGGAGATCCTGCGCAACCCGATGCTGACGGCGACCGCGGCGCTCGTCATCGCGGTGGTCTGCTGGTGGCACTCCTCGCGCACGAGCCTGGCATGGATGACGGCACTCGGTCTGCTCGCGCTGTGGCCGATCGCGTTGAGCGGCCACGCCGCCGGTTCGAGCGATCACGAGACGGCTGTCGACTCGCTCATAATGCACCTCGTCCCCGTGACGCTCTGGGTGGGCGGCATCATCGCCCTCGGCGTCATGTGGGGCCGCCTCGGCAAGGCCGCGGCGGCGTCGGTGCGGCGCTACTCGAGCGTCGCGACGTGGTGCGTCGGCTTCGTCGCTTTCTCCGGCGTGCTCGCCTCGACGCTGCGCGTACCCGACCTCAGCCAGTACGTGACGACGCGCTACGGCCTCGTCATCGTCGCGAAGGCACTGTGCCTCGTCGTGCTCGGCGCGCTCGGGCTCATGCAGCGACGCCGTGTCGTCGCCGTCCTCGAACGTGATGCGAGCGACCGGCCCAGCAAGGCGCTGTTCGCCCGGCTCGCCCTCGTCGAGGCGCTCGTCATGGGCGCGACGATGGGCCTCGCTGCGGCGCTCGCGCGCTCCGCGCCGCCGTCAGGGCAGGTCGTCGAGAGCGCCGACCCGGTCGTCGCGCTCACCGGATACCCGGCGCCGCCCGCTCTGACGCCTGCGAACTTCTTCTCGCAGTGGCGCATCGAGTGGCTGATGACGACGTTCGCCGTCATCGCCATCGTCCAGTACGTGCGCTGGGCTGTGCGCCTGCACCGCCGCGGCGACCACTGGCCGATCCACCGCACGATCCTGTGGGTGCTCGCTTGGCTCGTGTTCATCGTGACGATCGACAGCGGCGCCGGGGTCTACGGGCGCGTCATGATGAGCGTCCACATGGCCGGACACATGGCCATCTCGATGACGGTGCCGATCCTGCTCGTCATGGCCGCGCCCGTCACCCTCATGCTGCGGGCATGGCCCAAGCGCTCCGACGGCACACGCGGACCGCGCGAGGTGCTGCTGTCGGTCGTGCACAGCCGTTACCTCAACGTCGTCGCCAACCCTGCTGTCAGCTCGGCCCTGTTCTTCGTCAGCCTCATCGTCTTCTACTACACGCCGTTCTTCGAGCTGGCGCTGCGCACGCACACCGGTCACATCCTCATGAACATCCACTTCCTCGTCAGTGGCTACCTGTTCGCGTGGGCCCTGATCGGCATCGACCCCGGCCCCAAGAAGTGGCCGGCGCCGCTGCGGCTGCTCGTGCTGCTCATCACGATCACGTTCCACGCATTCTTCGGTGTCGCGATGATGACGGGTAGCACGTTGCTCGCGCCCTCGTTCTTCACCGCCCTGCACTACGTCTCGGATCCGCTGCGCGACCAGCAGGCCGCCGGAACGATCACGTGGGGCTCCGGTGAGGGCCCGACATTCTTGCTCGCCATGGTCGTCGCCGCGCAGTGGTACCGGTCCGACCGCATCGAGGGTCAGCGCGCGGAGCGTCGTGCCGAACGCGACGGTGACGCTGAGCTCAAGGCCTACAACGCCTACCTCGCCTCGCGGGGTGGTCAGGGTGGTCAGGCTGCGTCCCCCGGTCAGGCGGAGGGTGAAGAACCGGCCCGTCAGATGTCGTCGAGCACGACGGAAGCATCGTCGTCGACTACGGTCGAGGGTGAGCACGACGAACGTCCCGAGCAGCCCTCCGGGCGCGCCGAATCCGGCCGCGTCACCGTCGGGGGCATCGACAAGGAGTAG
- the hisC gene encoding histidinol-phosphate transaminase, protein MSESLETPVRLRTTLDSVPGYKPGRPAATAAEDSERGVTSVFKISSNENPYPPLPSVLDIVREAASTMNRYPDMASSELTHALAQRVGVSADEVSFGTGSVGVLASLIQITCEPGDEVVYAWRSFEAYPIVVALAGARSVQVPLDADARHDLDAMAAAVTDRTRLLIVCTPNNPTGPSVRADELRAFLRSLPEDLLVVLDEAYLEFVVADDAPDALAIYREFPNVVVLRTFSKAYGLAGLRVGYALARPRITTALRKAATPFGVSDMAQKAAIASIAAFDELQERVVALVAERRRVVDALGEAGVDIPDTQANFVWLPLGERALEFAAFADENGLVVRPFDGDGVRCTIAEVEANDRLIDVVTRFYAG, encoded by the coding sequence ATGAGCGAATCGCTGGAGACCCCCGTCCGTCTGCGCACCACCCTCGATTCCGTGCCGGGTTACAAGCCGGGCAGGCCGGCGGCCACGGCCGCGGAGGATTCGGAGCGCGGCGTCACGAGCGTGTTCAAGATCTCCAGCAACGAGAACCCGTACCCGCCGCTGCCGTCCGTGCTCGACATCGTGCGCGAGGCCGCGTCGACGATGAACCGTTACCCGGACATGGCGTCGTCGGAGTTGACGCACGCCCTGGCGCAGCGGGTGGGTGTGAGCGCCGACGAGGTGAGCTTCGGCACGGGCTCGGTGGGCGTCCTCGCCTCCCTCATCCAGATCACGTGCGAGCCGGGCGACGAGGTCGTCTACGCGTGGCGCTCGTTCGAGGCGTACCCGATCGTCGTCGCGCTCGCGGGGGCGCGCTCGGTGCAGGTGCCGCTCGACGCCGACGCGCGGCACGACCTCGATGCGATGGCGGCTGCCGTCACCGATCGCACGCGGCTGCTCATCGTCTGCACACCCAACAATCCGACGGGCCCGAGCGTGCGTGCTGACGAGTTGCGCGCGTTCCTGCGGTCGCTGCCGGAGGATCTGCTCGTCGTGCTCGACGAGGCCTACCTCGAGTTCGTCGTCGCGGACGATGCGCCGGACGCGCTCGCCATCTACCGCGAGTTTCCCAACGTCGTCGTCCTGCGGACCTTCTCGAAGGCCTACGGCCTCGCGGGGCTGCGCGTCGGTTACGCGTTGGCGCGCCCGCGCATCACGACGGCGCTGCGCAAGGCGGCCACCCCGTTCGGCGTGAGTGACATGGCGCAGAAGGCCGCCATCGCCAGCATCGCAGCGTTCGACGAACTGCAGGAGCGCGTCGTCGCCCTCGTCGCTGAGCGCCGACGCGTCGTCGACGCCCTGGGCGAGGCGGGCGTCGACATCCCCGACACGCAGGCCAACTTCGTGTGGCTGCCGCTCGGCGAGCGGGCACTCGAGTTCGCCGCCTTCGCGGACGAGAACGGTCTCGTCGTGCGCCCGTTCGACGGTGACGGCGTGCGCTGCACGATCGCCGAGGTCGAGGCCAACGACCGTCTCATCGACGTCGTGACGCGCTTCTACGCGGGGTGA